In the Plasmodium sp. gorilla clade G2 genome assembly, chromosome: 12 genome, CTTAGGTCCATATGATAATGAATTAAGTTACTTCACTTGGGGACCAGGATTTGAATATGAGCCTGAACCACAAAGAAAGCCATTGTCAGTAGAAGAAAGTTTTGAAAGCTCCGAAGAATCTGAAGAATCAGTTGTTGACATAGAACAACTTGAAGAAAAAGTAGATGAAAGTGatgtgaaaatatattttaatgaaaaaagtaGTGGTGGAAAAATAAGTATAGATAATGCATCTTATAATGCACGAAAATTAGGTTTAGCTCCATCAAGTGTTGATGAGaagaaaattaaagaattatatgGAGACAACTTAACATATGAACAATATTTAGAATATTTGTCTATATGTGTACATGATAAAGATAATGTAGAAGAACTTATTAAAATGTTTGCACACtttgataataattgtaCTGGTTACTTAACTAAAAGccaaatgaaaaatattcttaCAACATGGGGTGATGCATTAACTGATCAAGAAGCCACTGATGCTCTTAATGCCTTTTCATCAGAAGATAACATTGATTACAAATTATTCTGTGAAGATATtttacaataaataaaaaaaaccaaTCAAATAAAACcaaacaaaatgaaataaaatggGTATAtgttaaacatatatatatatatatatatatatatatatatatatatatattatatgtatcgATATATCTCCATTTATTTAGTTGTT is a window encoding:
- a CDS encoding myosin light chain 1 gives rise to the protein MKQECNVCYFNLPDPESTLGPYDNELSYFTWGPGFEYEPEPQRKPLSVEESFESSEESEESVVDIEQLEEKVDESDVKIYFNEKSSGGKISIDNASYNARKLGLAPSSVDEKKIKELYGDNLTYEQYLEYLSICVHDKDNVEELIKMFAHFDNNCTGYLTKSQMKNILTTWGDALTDQEATDALNAFSSEDNIDYKLFCEDILQ